The Apus apus isolate bApuApu2 chromosome 21, bApuApu2.pri.cur, whole genome shotgun sequence genome has a segment encoding these proteins:
- the GJA4 gene encoding gap junction alpha-4 protein has product MGDWGFLEKLLDQVQEHSTVIGKIWLSVLFIFRILILGLAGESVWGDEQSEFVCNTEQPGCTNVCYDKAFPISHIRYWVLQFIFVSTPTLIYLGHVVYLSRKEEKLKQKESELRAIHSKDPNIEQALAAVEKKMSKIYMMEDGQLKIRGALMWTYIISVICKSIFEAGFLVGQWYLYGFSMVPRYVCKRDPCPHQVDCFISRPTEKTIFIIFMLVMGLISFILNLLELFHLCCKNMLSNIKKVSVPTTPSPDTFADDMVSGPYAPKHYPFLPMAESHTMSYQTYNKLSSEQNWANFHNEENLVLGSRSLSDPYAPRAAEAPAPEDKLCSRPGSSASKKQYV; this is encoded by the coding sequence ATGGGTGACTGGGGATTCCTGGAGAAACTGCTGGACCAAGTCCAGGAGCACTCGACCGTGATCGGGAAGATCTGGCTCAGCGTGCTCTTCATCTTCCGCATTCTCATCTTGGGCTTGGCCGGGGAGTCCGTCTGGGGGGACGAGCAGTCGGAGTTCGTGTGTAACACCgagcagccaggctgcaccAACGTCTGCTATGACAAAGCCTTCCCCATCTCCCACATCCGTTACTGGGTGCTCCAGTTTATCTTCGTCAGCACCCCAACCCTGATTTACCTCGGCCATGTTGTCTATCTCTCCCGGAAGGAGGAGAAGTTGAAGCAAAAGGAGAGCGAGCTCCGGGCTATCCACAGCAAGGACCCGAACATTGAGCAGGCCCTGGCAGCCGTGGAGAAGAAGATGTCCAAGATCTACATGATGGAGGATGGGCAGCTCAAGATCCGTGGGGCACTGATGTGGACGTACATTATCAGTGTGATCTGCAAGAGCATTTTTGAAGCTGGCTTCCTTGTTGGCCAGTGGTACCTGTACGGCTTCTCCATGGTGCCCCGCTATGTGTGCAAGAGGGACCCTTGCCCCCATCAGGTGGACTGCTTCATCTCCCGCCCTACCGAGAAGACcatcttcatcatcttcatgctGGTGATGGGCCTGATCTCCTTCATCCTGAACCTCCTGGAGcttttccacctctgctgcAAGAACATGCTTAGTAACATCAAAAAGGTGTCAGTGCCAACCACCCCGAGCCCGGACACCTTTGCTGATGACATGGTCTCAGGTCCCTACGCCCCCAAGCACTACCCCTTCCTGCCCATGGCTGAGAGCCACACAATGTCCTACCAAACCTACAACAAGCTCTCCAGCGAGCAGAACTGGGCCAACTTCCACAATGAGGAGAAcctggtgctgggcagcagaTCCTTGTCAGACCCCTATGCCCCCAGGGCTGCCGAAGCCCCTGCCCCAGAGGACAAGCTGTGCAGCCGGCCCGGGAGCTCAGCCTCCAAAAAGCAGTATGTCTAG